A stretch of DNA from Candidatus Caldatribacterium sp.:
TTCCCTCAATTGCCGAATGCATCGCAAGTTTCCAGTGCATAGTGGTTGCCAAAACCTCTGTCAAACCGGAGAGCTTAGCAACCCCGATTCAGGAAACCTACTATGGAAGTGGTGACTACCACACCGTGTACTTTGGGGAGATTCAGGCTTCCTGGAAACGAATCGATGTCACTCTTTCTTCTTGAACACTTCGAGGAGTTCGATGGGAAGAGGGAACACGATGGTTGTCGCATTCTCAGCAGCAATATCACTCAGAGTCTGAAGGTACCGAAGCTGCAAGGCGATGGGATTTTCAGCGATAATCCGTGCCGCCTGGGAGAGTTTCTCTGCCGCCTGGAATTCGCCCTCTGCGTTGATAATCTTGGCCCGCCGTTCCCTCTCCGTTTCTGCCTGGCGGGCCATGGCCCTCTTGAGCTCTTCAGGGAGCGTAACCTCCTTAATTTCCACTGCAGAAACCTTTATACCCCATGGGTCCGTTTTCTCATCGATGATCCGCTGAAGAGACTCGTTGATCTTATCCCTATGGATGAGGAGCTCATCAAGCTCTGATTGCCCAACGACACTACGCAGGGTCGTCTGGGAAATGAGGGATGTGGCGGTGATGTAATTTTCAACTTTGGTCACCGCATCCTCTGGATTCATGACTCGAAAGTACACCACCGCGTCCACCGTGACCGGGACATTGTCCCGAGTAATGAGCTCCTGCTTTGGCACATCCATGGTGACCACTCGAAGGTCGACTTTCACGAGTTGGTCGATGAAAGGAACGATGAAAAAGAGCCCTGGACCTTTCGCCCCCACAAGCCGACCTAAACGGAAAATGACTCCCCGCTCATATTCCCGTACCACCCGGATGGCAGCAAGAAGAAAAATGAGCGCAATAATGATGATAGTTCCCACAAAAACCACATTCATCCCTCCTTTTTATCCACAATGAGCGTTGTTCCCTCTTTCCTGAGGACAACCACTTTATCCCCCTTACGGAGGGGTACCTGTGTTCGCGCCCACCAGAGTTCCCCGTCTACCACTACAAATCCTTCAAGAGAGAAATCCTCCCGTGCAACACCGGTTTTCCCAACCATGGACTCAAGACCGGTTGTGATCTTCTTTCGGTGAACTCGGAAAGCCATGGCAAGAGCAAAGACAAAGAAAGCCACAACACTTCCCACAACAGCAGCTATAAGCCCAAGAGGGATTCGAATCGCCCCTTGAGGCGCAAACACCATAACCGAGCCCAGAAGAAGGGCAAGCGCACCTCCAGCGGTGAGCACCCCGATTCCAGGAGTAACGAGAATATCAAGAACCAAGAAGAGGAAACCAAGAAAAAGGAGTACAATGCCACTCCAGTTCGTGGGAAGAAGAGAAAAGGCGTACAGGGAGAGAAGAAGGAGAATGCTTCCAAAAACTCCCGGAACGATGGCTCCCGGATTTGAAAGCTCAAAAATCAATCCGAGCACTCCCAGAACCAGAAAAATGTAAGCCAGATTGGGGTTAACGAGGAACTGGAGAAATTTCTCCTTTCCCCCCATCTCCACCCATGTAATAGATGCTCCAGAAGCTCCAAATGCTTCGAGCACCTCCTCCAGGGAGGAACAAACCCCATCGATGAGACCCTTCTCAAGGGCTTCCTTCTCGGTAAGGGAGAGGCTTTCACGAACCATTTTCTCTGCGATTTCAGGATTGCGGTTCCGGCTTGTGGCAAGGGAACGAGCAAACGAAGCGGCGTCGTTAACGATTTTTTCACTCACCGCCTGTCCCTCGACGGTCACAGGATGAGCCGCTCCTATGGTGGTATTCGGACTCATGAAGGCGTGATGAGCAGCAAGAACTATAAAGCTCCCCGCTGAGGCTGCACGGGCACCCGGAGGGTAAACGTAGACAACAACGGGGGCCGGAGACTGGAGGATCTTCCGAACAATGCCCCGCATGGACTCCTCAAGGCCACCGGGGGTGTCAAGGAGAAAAAGGACCGCCTGCGCTTTCTCCTGCACAGCCCTCTCAAGAACCCGGCTCACAAACTCCCCCATAACGGGAGTAATGATGCCTACAATCCTTCCCCCGAGGACGTTCTGGGCCCAGGAGAGAGAAGGACTCAGCACAAAAACCGCTGTGAGAACAATCATCCCCAAAATCTTTGCCACAATCTCATTGTAGCACAATTTTCAATTCCTCAGGAGGTGAGGTATAATGACACAAGACTTACAAAGGGGGTTGTTCTTTGAGGATTCTCCTTGTTGCTCCAGAACCGAATGCACCACACCGGAAAAAGGCCTGGTACGTTCCCTTCCCCCAAGCGAGCCTCCCACTCATTGCTGCCCTCACGCCGGCACATCATGAGGTTCGCATCATCGATGAACGCGTCGAAGACATAGACTTCGACGAACCCTACGACCTTGTGGGAATTACAGTTATGAGCGCAACCGCAATTCGCGCTTACCAGATTGCCGATGAGTTCAGGAGACGGGGCATAAAGGTGGTGCTTGGGGGTATTCATCCCACAGCCCTCCCCGAAGAAGCCAAAGAACATGCAGACAGCGTCGTTATCGGGGAAGCAGAGGGTATTTGGGAGAAGCTTCTTGAGGATTGCGAGCGAGGGCAGCTGCA
This window harbors:
- a CDS encoding slipin family protein is translated as MNVVFVGTIIIIALIFLLAAIRVVREYERGVIFRLGRLVGAKGPGLFFIVPFIDQLVKVDLRVVTMDVPKQELITRDNVPVTVDAVVYFRVMNPEDAVTKVENYITATSLISQTTLRSVVGQSELDELLIHRDKINESLQRIIDEKTDPWGIKVSAVEIKEVTLPEELKRAMARQAETERERRAKIINAEGEFQAAEKLSQAARIIAENPIALQLRYLQTLSDIAAENATTIVFPLPIELLEVFKKKE
- a CDS encoding nodulation protein NfeD, with protein sequence MCYNEIVAKILGMIVLTAVFVLSPSLSWAQNVLGGRIVGIITPVMGEFVSRVLERAVQEKAQAVLFLLDTPGGLEESMRGIVRKILQSPAPVVVYVYPPGARAASAGSFIVLAAHHAFMSPNTTIGAAHPVTVEGQAVSEKIVNDAASFARSLATSRNRNPEIAEKMVRESLSLTEKEALEKGLIDGVCSSLEEVLEAFGASGASITWVEMGGKEKFLQFLVNPNLAYIFLVLGVLGLIFELSNPGAIVPGVFGSILLLLSLYAFSLLPTNWSGIVLLFLGFLFLVLDILVTPGIGVLTAGGALALLLGSVMVFAPQGAIRIPLGLIAAVVGSVVAFFVFALAMAFRVHRKKITTGLESMVGKTGVAREDFSLEGFVVVDGELWWARTQVPLRKGDKVVVLRKEGTTLIVDKKEG